A stretch of Prunus dulcis chromosome 6, ALMONDv2, whole genome shotgun sequence DNA encodes these proteins:
- the LOC117633157 gene encoding uncharacterized protein LOC117633157 — protein MRSATFCVCGRTAHLTHIYHCYMPFGIQLEQTLLPISALRDYFTERTELIKLPPLEGVEYIFYNLCISTKALPEGLNGEGDGPWKVNRGPVLQAASMPAYEHKNWDSRRWSKWFISCLCTGEAWLQQCDCVREVPYRWWHV, from the exons ATGAGATCAGCAactttttgtgtgtgtggaaGAACGGCTCATTTGACCCACATTTACCATTGTTATATGCCATTTGGCATTCAATTGGAGCAAACCCTCTTGCCCATTTCAGCTCTAAG GGACTATTTTACAGAGCGCACTGAGTTGATCAAGCTGCCGCCTTTGGAAGGCGTAGAATATATATTCTACAATCTTTGCATTTCCACCAAG GCACTGCCGGAAGGCCTGAACGGCGAGGGAGATGGACCCTGGAAAGTCAATAGAGGACCAGTTCTCCAGGCTGCATCCATGCCTGCCTATGAACACAAGAATTGGGATAGTAGGCGCTGGTCCAAGTGGTTTATCAGCTGCTTATGCACTGGTGAAGCTTGGTTACAGCAATGTGACTGTGTTAGAGAAGTACCATACCGTTGGTGGCATGTGTGA
- the LOC117632278 gene encoding FT-interacting protein 3-like — protein sequence MQKPPQPQDFALKETSPNIGAGSVTGDKLSCTYDLVEQMQYLYVRVVKAKDLPAKDVTGSCDPYVEVKLGNYKGVTRHFEKKSNPEWNQVFAFSKDRLQASFLEAVVKDKDVVLDDFMGRVIFDLIDIPKRIPPDSPLAPQWYRLEDRKGVKVKGELMLAVWMGTQADEAFPDAWHSDAATVGPEGVNNIRSKVYLSPKLWYVRVNVIEAQDLLPNDKSRYPEVFVKVMHGNQVLRTRISQSKSINPMWNEDLMFVAAEPFEEPLFLTVEDRVGSGKDEILGKCVIALQNVQRRLDHKPVNTRWFNLEKHMIIDGEQKKDIKFASRIHLRICLDGGYHVLDESTHYSSDLRPTAKQLWKSSIGILEVGVLSAVGLMPMKTKDGRGTTDAYCVAKYGQKWVRTRTIVDSFNPKWNEQYIWEVFDPCTVITMGVFDNGHIHGGDKGGKDSKIGKVRIRLSTLEADRVYTHSYPLLVLHPSGVKKTGEIQLAVRFTCSSLINMLHMYSHPLLPKMHYIHPLSVIQLDSLRHQAMQIVSMRLSRAEPPLRKEVVEYMLDVDSHMWSMRRSKANFFRIMGVLSGLIAVGKWLDQICNWKNPLTTILIHVLYIILVLYPELILPTIFLYLFLIGIWNFRWRPRHPPHMDTRLSHADAAHPDERDEEFDTFPTSRPSDIVRMRYDRLRSIAGRVQTVVGDLATQGERFQSLLSWRDPRATTLFVTFCLIAAIVLYVTPFQVVALLAGIYVLRHPRFRHKLPSAPLNFFRRLPARSDSML from the coding sequence ATGCAGAAGCCTCCTCAGCCTCAAGATTTTGCTTTGAAAGAGACCTCGCCAAACATTGGTGCGGGCTCGGTCACCGGTGACAAGCTCTCATGCACCTATGACCTTGTTGAACAGATGCAATACCTTTATGTTCGTGTGGTCAAAGCAAAGGATTTACCTGCAAAAGATGTTACTGGTAGCTGTGATCCCTATGTTGAAGTGAAACTTGGAAACTATAAGGGAGTTACTAGGCATTTTGAGAAGAAGTCCAACCCTGAGTGGAATCAGGTGTTTGCTTTCTCCAAAGATCGACTTCAAGCTTCGTTTTTGGAAGCTGTGGTGAAAGATAAGGATGTTGTGCTAGATGATTTCATGGGCAGGGTTATATTTGATCTCATTGACATCCCAAAACGCATTCCACCAGATAGCCCATTGGCACCACAGTGGTATAGGCTGGAGGATAGGAAGGGGGTTAAGGTCAAGGGAGAGCTGATGTTGGCTGTTTGGATGGGAACTCAAGCAGATGAGGCATTTCCAGATGCGTGGCATTCAGATGCTGCAACAGTTGGGCCGGAGGGTGTCAATAACATTCGATCAAAGGTATACCTCTCCCCCAAGCTTTGGTATGTGAGGGTCAATGTTATTGAAGCTCAGGACTTGCTACCTAATGACAAGAGTAGGTACCCGGAAGTTTTTGTGAAGGTTATGCATGGAAATCAGGTATTGAGGACTAGAATATCACAGAGTAAAAGTATTAATCCAATGTGGAATGAAGATTTGATGTTTGTTGCTGCTGAACCGTTTGAGGAACCTTTGTTTCTGACTGTGGAAGATAGAGTGGGATCAGGCAAAGATGAAATATTGGGGAAGTGTGTGATTGCTTTACAGAATGTGCAGAGGAGGTTAGACCATAAGCCTGTGAACACTAGGTGGTTTAATCTTGAGAAGCATATGATCATAGATGGGGAACAGAAGAAGGATATCAAATTTGCCAGCAGGATTCATTTAAGGATTTGTTTGGACGGTGGATATCATGTTTTGGATGAATCAACACACTACAGTAGTGATCTTAGGCCAACAGCAAAGCAGTTGTGGAAGTCAAGCATTGGGATTTTGGAGGTAGGCGTTTTAAGTGCCGTGGGACTGATGccaatgaaaacaaaagatgGCCGAGGAACCACAGATGCTTATTGTGTAGCTAAATATGGGCAGAAATGGGTTCGAACGAGGACGATTGTGGACAGCTTTAATCCTAAGTGGAATGAGCAGTACATCTGGGAGGTTTTCGACCCATGTACTGTCATCACAATGGGGGTTTTTGACAATGGTCATATACATGGGGGTGATAAAGGGGGAAAGGATTCAAAAATTGGCAAAGTGAGAATTCGGCTATCTACGCTTGAAGCTGACAGGGTTTACACGCATTCCTATCCTCTCCTGGTTCTACATCCATCTGGGGTGAAGAAAACAGGTGAAATTCAGCTGGCAGTGAGGTTTACATGCTCATCTTTGATTAATATGTTGCATATGTATTCACATCCGTTGTTGCCAAAAATGCACTACATTCATCCATTGTCTGTAATTCAGCTTGATAGCTTGAGGCACCAGGCTATGCAGATTGTCTCAATGAGGCTGAGCCGGGCTGAGCCACCCCTGAGGAAAGAGGTTGTAGAGTATATGCTGGATGTTGATTCACATATGTGGAGCATGAGAAGAAGCAAGGCCAATTTTTTCAGAATAATGGGAGTTTTAAGTGGGTTGATTGCAGTTGGAAAATGGCTTGATCAGATCTGCAATTGGAAGAATCCTCTTACAACCATTTTGATTCATGTcctttatattatattggtTCTTTACCCGGAACTAATTCTTCCCACTATTTTTCTCTACCTATTCttgattggaatttggaactTCCGGTGGAGGCCAAGACATCCGCCTCACATGGACACCCGGCTATCTCATGCTGATGCTGCTCATCCTGATGAACGAGACGAAGAGTTTGACACATTCCCAACTTCCCGGCCATCAGATATCGTTAGGATGAGATATGATCGACTAAGAAGTATAGCGGGGAGGGTTCAGACTGTTGTTGGTGATCTGGCAACTCAAGGGGAAAGGTTTCAGTCACTTCTGAGTTGGAGAGACCCAAGAGCAACCACTCTGTTTGTAACTTTCTGTTTGATTGCTGCCATAGTTCTCTATGTAACCCCATTCCAAGTTGTGGCCCTTCTAGCAGGCATATATGTGTTACGGCATCCCAGGTTCCGCCACAAACTTCCTTCAGCTCCACTCAACTTCTTTAGGAGGTTGCCTGCAAGATCAGACAGCATGCTTTGA
- the LOC117631592 gene encoding ETHYLENE INSENSITIVE 3-like 3 protein, which yields MGDVEEIGPDISSDIEEDLRCENIADKDVSDEEIEAEELEKRMWKDRIKLKRLKEKEKQKLEAQQAAEKQKPKQTSDQARRKKMSRAQDGILKYMLKLMEVCKARGFVYGIIPEKGKPVSGASDNIRAWWKEKVKFDKNGPAAIAKYEAECIAMSDADNSRNGNSQSILQDLQDATLGSLLSSLMQHCDPPQRKYPLEKGNPPPWWPTGNEDWWLKLGLLHGQSPPYKKPHDLKKMWKVGVLTAVIKHMSPDIAKIRRHVRQSKCLQDKMTAKESAIWLGVLSREESLIRQPSSDNGTSGITETPQSSRGGKQAAVSSNSDYDVDGTDDGVGSVSSKDDRRNQPMDLEPSSNICNNTPNHVQDKEQSEKQPRRKRPRVRARPVEQLPAPSHNENIHLGPRNDLPDINHTDVQMIGFQVHDNQQENGTITTLRPLEKDLDIQAQLPASEFNYYSAVPSDNVISTQGMHVDGTPMLYHGVQDAEVHRGDTFNVYNPSAEYPPSHDQPPSQVVMNEPQIRPADGVHIPTVHRNGSEIAGGDLPYYVKDTFQSEQDRTVNANFGSPIDSLSLDYGLFNSPFQFGIDGSGSLDDLGLEEMMEYFAA from the exons ATGGGTGACGTTGAAGAGATTGGACCTGATATTAG TTCGGATATAGAAGAAGACTTGAGGTGTGAAAATATTGCGGATAAAGATGTCAGTGATGAAGAGATTGAAGCTGAAGAGTTGGAGAAACGAATGTGGAAGGATCGAATCAAACTCAAAAgactcaaagaaaaagaaaaacagaaacttgAAGCTCAACAAGCTGCAGAAAAGCAGAAGCCCAAACAGACATCTGATCAGGCtcgaagaaagaaaatgtcaAGAGCACAAGATGGGATTCTCAAGTATATGTTGAAGCTGATGGAAGTGTGTAAAGCTCGTGGTTTTGTGTATGGTATCATTCCTGAGAAGGGAAAGCCAGTGAGCGGTGCATCTGATAACATCAGAGCTTGGTGGAAAGAAAAGGTGAAGTTCGATAAGAATGGGCCTGCAGCCATAGCCAAGTATGAGGCGGAGTGTATCGCCATGAGTGATGCAGATAATAGTCGAAATGGGAATTCTCAGAGCATCCTCCAAGATCTACAAGATGCAACTCTTGGTTCTCTATTGTCTTCTTTGATGCAACACTGTGACCCCCCTCAAAGGAAGTATCCattagaaaaaggaaatccACCACCTTGGTGGCCAACAGGAAATGAAGATTGGTGGCTCAAATTGGGGCTACTCCATGGTCAGAGTCCTCCTTATAAGAAGCCGCATGACTTAAAGAAGATGTGGAAAGTCGGAGTGTTAACAGCTGTGATAAAGCATATGTCACCTGATATCGCAAAGATAAGGAGGCATGTCCGCCAGTCAAAATGCTTACAGGATAAAATGACTGCGAAGGAGAGTGCAATTTGGTTAGGGGTTCTAAGCCGAGAGGAATCCCTCATTCGACAGCCTAGTAGTGATAATGGGACATCTGGCATAACTGAGACGCCACAAAGTAGCCGTGGTGGAAAGCAAGCTGCTGTTAGTAGTAACAGTGACTATGATGTTGATGGTACTGATGATGGGGTAGGGTCTGTTTCATCCAAAGATGATAGGAGGAACCAGCCGATGGATCTAGAGCCATCAAGCAATATTTGCAATAATACTCCTAACCATGTCCAAGATAAAGAGCAAAGTGAAAAGCAACCAAGGAGAAAAAGGCCCCGCGTCAGAGCAAGGCCTGTTGAACAACTTCCTGCACCATCTCATAATGAGAATATACATCTTGGACCAAGAAATGATTTGCCTGATATAAACCATACTGATGTACAGATGATTGGATTTCAGGTTCATGACAATCAACAGGAAAATGGTACAATCACAACTTTACGGCCGCTGGAGAAGGATCTTGATATCCAAGCACAATTACCAGCATCTGAGTTTAACTACTACTCTGCTGTACCTTCAGACAACGTAATTTCAACACAGGGCATGCATGTGGATGGAACACCCATGCTTTATCATGGGGTGCAAGATGCTGAGGTGCATCGTGGAGATACATTTAATGTTTATAATCCATCAGCAGAATATCCGCCCAGTCATGACCAGCCGCCATCTCAGGTTGTGATGAATGAACCGCAGATTAGACCAGCAGATGGAGTCCATATACCAACAGTACATAGAAATGGAAGTGAAATTGCTGGAGGAGATTTGCCATATTATGTAAAGGACACATTTCAGAGTGAGCAAGACAGAACTGTTAATGCTAACTTTGGGTCTCCAATTGATAGCCTGTCATTAGATTATGGATTATTCAACAGTCCATTCCAGTTTGGAATTGATGGAAGTGGTTCATTAGATGACCTTGGGCTTGAAGAAATGATGGAATACTTTGCGGCATAA
- the LOC117629731 gene encoding uncharacterized protein LOC117629731 — protein sequence MISLTGKNQKSKARWPNLPWLHTDSWIKNSKNVVVEGIADEFEPQGDDVCFLQFTSGSTGDAKGVMITHGGLIHNVKLMRKRYKSTSKTVLVSWLPQYHDMGLIGGLFTALVSGGTAILFSPLTFIRNPLLWLQIMSKYQATHSAGPNFAFELVVRRLESDNKRKFDLSSMTFLMVAAEPVRQKTVKRFVELTHPFGLSQEVMAPGYGLAENCVFVSCAYGEGKPIMVDWQGRVCCGYVNPDDEDVNIRIVDPESGEELKEAGKEGEIWISSPSAGIGYWGREELSQKTYRNKLPDHPGRNYTRTGDLGRVIDRKLFITGRIKDLIIVAGRNIYSADVEKTVESASELVRPGCCAVIPVPVEILSTKGITVSDSSDQVGLVVIAEVRDGKPVGKDVVEQIQARVAEEHGVSVASVKMIRPKTISKTTSGKIKRFECLQQFTDGTLNVVPEPIITQRRLLRSFTTGTCKEGITPRPQLVRSSPPPSPKLSNKEIVDFLKRLVSEQTGISINKISNTESLVSYGIDSIGVVRAAQKLSDFLGLPVGAVDIFTATCIADLASFSENLVMNSQPQLLTTPSNVPQPDTGIDSAELVMEIPETHHLVISLFQLLALIYVALMLSIPAYLSVSAFMSCVSATHTLVEGIPYLDYLTLLTFAPLAWIFCILSTCVSIAFLGNSFLKPNYALNPEVSIWSMDFVKWWALYKAHEVASKVMAEHLRGTVFLKYWFEMLGARIGSSVLLDTVDITDPSLVSIGDGAVIAEGALIQSHEVKNGVLSFLPIRIGQNSSVGPYSVVQKGTILGEEDEVMALQKCGSKSAVKAKNLQNGKMLPNVTMETQDEAIYQFIGIYIVGLLGTLSASVVYLVYIWMSQKPLSPQEFAFSCIFGAFHWMPYTIIAYAIMFSDVPSNIIYLSISMAVAYLSYGIVLSFLTSALTHFISSKQDKKTSHFRTWLCRRITIACHLRFAKLLSGTEAFCMYLRLLGAKVGKHCSIRAINPISDPKLISLGSGVHLGDFSRIIAGFYSFNGFISGKIEVQDNSVVGSESVVLPGSVIQQDVILGALSVAPVNSVLQAGGVYIGSQTPIMIKNTMHSLDDRIEEMDIKYKKIVGNLAANLAATTLKVKSRYFHRIGVSGKGYLKIYDNIKGLPDHKIFCPGKSYPVIIRHSNSLSADDDARIDARGAAIRILSDETNDSALFDLTLKTGKAFYARTIADFATWLVCGLAAREEYVKRAPHVRDAVWTSLRHANSYAELHYYSNICRLFRFTDGQEMYVKFKLRPSDENISEEAGKVEPIGILPPDTGAIPRDDKDTRPLLFLAKDFKSRVNDQGGVRYVFQLQVRPVPHDESARDIALDCTKPWNDAEFPYIDVGEININQMLSAEESEQLDFNPFLQCHEVGVIQASSCSQSASIDHGRSLIYEICQHLRNGEPLPEAWKIFLQQSDVKVDLSGCPMAAALKKNDAHKVTLERTLFQTLWATFAQPLLQIVLPHFLLGLVIYAPLNWTLYLKDAQKLPLHWLFPLFWVSSGCLAGLACVVAKWLLVGKKKEGEAVHIWSIGVFLDTTWQAFRTLVGSYFMEMTSGSIFFVLWMKLMGSEIELDQGAYVDSMGALLNPEMVEIERGGCVGRDALLFGHIYEGDEGKVKFGKISIGEGGFVGSRAIAMPGVRVESGGCLSALSLAMKEEIVRSK from the exons ATGATCTCATTGACtggtaaaaatcagaaatCCAAAGCTCGGTGGCCTAATCTTCCTTGGTTACATACAGATTCTTGGATTAAGAACTCCAAAAACGTGGTTGTGGAAGGTATAGCAGATGAATTTGAACCACAGGGAGATGATGTATGTTTTCTGCAATTCACATCAGGTTCGACTGGCGATGCTAAAGGAGTCATGATAACTCACGGTGGGCTCATTCATAATGTTAAGTTAATGCGAAAGAGATACAAGAGCACGTCAAAGACAGTTCTAGTAAGCTGGCTCCCTCAATACCATGACATGGGGCTGATCGGAGGGCTTTTCACAGCTCTTGTTAGTGGTGGAACTGCAATTTTGTTTTCCCCATTGACATTCATCAGGAATCCATTGTTGTGGCTCCAAATCATGAGCAAATATCAGGCTACTCACAGTGCTGGCCCCAATTTTGCCTTCGAGCTAGTAGTTCGAAGGCTGGAGTCtgacaataaaagaaaatttgaccTTTCTTCCATGACTTTCCTCATGGTTGCTGCTGAACCAGTTAGGCAGAAAACTGTGAAAAGATTTGTTGAGCTCACTCATCCTTTTGGTTTATCTCAAGAGGTGATGGCACCTGGTTATGGATTGGCAGAAAATTGTGTGTTTGTCAGTTGTGCATATGGTGAAGGGAAGCCTATCATGGTAGATTGGCAAGGAAGAGTTTGTTGTGGGTATGTGAATCcagatgatgaagatgttaACATTAGAATAGTTGATCCAGAGAGTGGTGAGGAGCTCAAAGAAGCAGGAAAGGAAGGAGAGATCTGGATCAGTAGTCCCAGCGCTGGAATTGGGTACTGGGGAAGGGAAGAACTGAGCCAGAAAACTTACAGAAACAAGCTTCCTGACCATCCTGGACGTAATTACACTAGAACTGGGGACTTGGGACGAGTAATTGACAGAAAACTGTTCATCACTGGAAGAATCAAGGATCTTATCATTGTAGCAGGAAGGAACATTTACTCAGCAGATGTAGAGAAGACAGTGGAGAGTGCATCAGAACTTGTACGCCCTGGATGTTGTGCTGTCATTCCTGTTCCGGTGGAAATCCTATCAACGAAAGGTATTACAGTTTCAGACAGCTCTGACCAGGTTGGTTTGGTTGTAATTGCGGAGGTTAGGGACGGTAAACCTGTTGGCAAGGATGTAGTTGAACAAATTCAAGCTCGTGTTGCAGAAGAGCATGGGGTTAGTGTTGCTTCTGTCAAGATGATCAGGCCAAAAACCATTAGTAAAACAACATCaggaaaaatcaaaagatttGAATGCCTCCAACAGTTTACTGATGGAACATTGAATGTTGTACCAGAACCAATTATAACCCAGAGAAGACTGCTTCGGTCCTTCACTACAGGAACATGCAAGGAAGGAATAACCCCTCGTCCTCAACTTGTGAGAAGTTCTCCTCCACCAAGCCCCAAGTTAAGTAATAAAGAAATTGTAGACTTCTTGAAACGCCTAGTTTCCGAGCAGACCGGTATTTCGATCAACAAGATCTCTAACACTGAAAGTCTAGTATCTTATGGAATTGACTCAATTGGTGTGGTCAGAGCAGCTCAAAAACTTTCTGACTTTCTTGGCTTACCGGTAGGAGCTGTGGATATTTTCACTGCAACCTGCATTGCTGACTTAGCAAGCTTCTCGGAGAATCTGGTAATGAATTCTCAACCTCAACTGTTAACAACACCATCCAATGTTCCACAGCCTGATACTGGGATTGATTCTGCTGAGCTTGTGATGGAAATTCCTGAGACTCATCACTTGGTTATCTCGTTATTCCAACTTCTGGCTCTTATTTATGTTGCTCTTATGCTGTCCATTCCTGCATATCTATCAGTTTCTGCTTTTATGAGTTGTGTCTCAGCTACCCATACGTTGGTAGAAGGAATTCCCTATTTAGATTATTTGACCCTTCTCACTTTTGCTCCCCTTGCTTGGATCTTTTGCATACTTTCTACCTGTGTTTCAATAGCTTTCTTGGGGAATTCTTTCTTAAAGCCAAACTATGCCCTGAACCCTGAAGTTTCCATCTGGTCAATGGATTTTGTTAAGTGGTGGGCTCTTTACAAGGCCCACGAAGTTGCTTCCAAAGTTATGGCGGAGCATCTGCGAGGAACTGTGTTCCTCAAGTATTGGTTTGAGATGCTTGGAGCTAGGATTGGATCCTCAGTTTTGCTTGATACAGTTGACATAACAGACCCATCTCTGGTTTCAATTGGAGATGGAGCTGTGATCGCAGAAGGGGCTTTGATTCAAAGTCATGAAGTGAAGAATGGAGTCTTAAGCTTCCTCCCGATAAGAATTGGACAAAACTCATCAGTTGGCCCCTACTCAGTTGTCCAAAAGGGAACTATTTTGGGAGAAGAGGATGAGGTCATGGCCTTACAAAAATGTGGAAGCAAATCTGCTGTCAAGGCTAAAAATCTTCAGAAT GGTAAAATGCTGCCAAATGTTACAATGGAAACTCAAGATGAGGCCATTTACCAGTTCATAGGCATCTACATAGTTGGGCTGCTCGGTACTCTCTCAGCTTCTGTTGTGTACTTAGTCTACATTTGGATGTCTCAAAAGCCTCTTTCCCCTCAAGAATTTGCATTTTCTTGCATATTTGGGGCCTTTCACTGGATGCCTTACACCATCATAGCATATGCCATCATGTTTTCTGATGTGCCATCAAACATAATTTACTTATCCATCTCGATGGCTGTTGCTTATTTATCTTATGGCATAGTACTCAGCTTCCTCACAAGTGCTTTGACCCATTTTATTTCTAGTAAACAAGACAAAAAGACATCCCATTTCAGAACTTGGCTATGCCGCCGAATCACCATTGCCTGCCACCTTAGATTTGCTAAGCTCCTGTCTGGAACAGAAGCCTTCTGCATGTACTTGCGGCTTCTGGGTGCAAAGGTTGGGAAACATTGTTCTATCAGGGCCATCAATCCAATTTCAGACCCGAAATTGATTTCACTCGGTTCTGGTGTCCATCTTGGTGATTTCAGTCGGATTATTGCTGGGTTTTATTCCTTTAATGGGTTTATTAGTGGGAAAATTGAGGTGCAGGATAATTCAGTAGTTGGGAGTGAAAGCGTAGTCCTTCCTGGTTCAGTTATTCAGCAAGATGTTATTCTTGGTGCACTTTCAGTTGCACCAGTGAATTCAGTGCTCCAAGCAGGTGGTGTTTACATTGGATCTCAAACTCCAATCATGATCAAGAACACCATGCATTCGTTGGATGACAGAATAGAAGAGATGGacataaaatataagaaaatagTTGGTAATCTTGCTGCAAATTTGGCTGCCACAACTCTGAAGGTTAAGTCaagatatttccatcgaattGGTGTTAGTGGGAAGGGATACTTGAAGATTTATGACAACATCAAGGGCTTGCCAGACCACAAGATCTTCTGCCCTGGAAAGAGCTACCCTGTCATAATCCGGCACAGCAATAGCTTGAGCGCTGATGATGATGCAAGGATTGATGCACGTGGTGCAGCTATACGAATACTTTCAGACGAAACTAATGACTCTGCACTGTTTGACCTGACACTGAAGACAGGAAAGGCATTCTATGCCCGCACAATTGCAGATTTTGCAACATGGCTAGTCTGTGGGCTTGCTGCAAGGGAGGAGTATGTTAAGCGAGCCCCGCATGTGCGTGATGCAGTATGGACATCCCTGCGCCATGCAAACTCATATGCTGAGCTGCATTACTACTCAAATATATGCAGGCTGTTCCGGTTCACAGATGGACAAGAAATGTATGTAAAATTCAAGTTGAGGCCTTCTGATGAGAATATTAGTGAGGAAGCTGGTAAGGTAGAGCCCATTGGGATTCTTCCACCTGATACAGGTGCAATTCCGAGGGATGATAAGGATACTCGCCCTCTACTTTTCCTTGCAAAAGATTTCAAAAGCCGTGTAAATGACCAAGGTGGTGTTCGTTATGTTTTCCAGTTACAAGTCCGGCCAGTTCCACATGATGAAAGTGCCCGTGACATTGCACTTGACTGCACAAAACCATGGAATGATGCTGAGTTCCCATATATTGATGTTGGAGAGATTAACATCAACCAGATGCTATCTGCAGAAGAATCAGAACAGCTGGACTTTAATCCTTTTCTTCAATGCCATGAAGTGGGTGTCATCCAGGCTTCGTCATGCTCCCAGAGTGCTTCAATTGATCATGGACGTTCATTGATCTATGAGATATGCCAGCACCTGAGGAACGGTGAACCCCTTCCGGAGGCTTGGAAGATCTTCCTACAGCAGTCTGATGTCAAAGTAGACCTTTCTGGTTGTCCAATGGCAGCAGCATTGAAGAAAAACGACGCACATAAAGTGACCCTGGAAAGAACATTGTTTCAGACTCTGTGGGCCACTTTTGCTCAACCTTTACTGCAGATCGTGCTACCTCATTTCCTGCTGGGGCTAGTAATCTATGCTCCTCTGAACTGGACTCTTTACTTGAAGGATGCTCAAAAACTCCCTCTGCATTGGTTGTTTCCattgttttgggtttcttcAGGTTGTTTGGCTGGTTTAGCTTGTGTTGTGGCTAAATGGTTATTGGtaggaaagaagaaagaaggtgaAGCTGTGCACATTTGGAGCATAGGGGTGTTTTTGGACACTACATGGCAGGCCTTCAGAACTCTAGTTGGAAGCTACTTCATGGAAATGACAAGTGGGTCCATTTTCTTTGTCCTGTGGATGAAGCTAATGGGTTCAGAGATTGAGCTGGACCAAGGAGCTTATGTAGACAGCATGGGAGCACTTCTGAACCCAGAAATGGTGGAGATTGAGAGAGGTGGATGTGTGGGAAGAGATGCTCTTTTGTTTGGGCACATATATGAAGGTGATGAAGGAAAAGTTAAGTTTGGAAAGATAAGTATAGGGGAAGGTGGTTTTGTAGGGAGCAGAGCAATAGCCATGCCAGGGGTGAGAGTGGAGAGTGGGGGCTGTCTTAGTGCTCTCTCCCTGGCCATGAAAGAAGAAATTGTCAGGTCAAAGTAA